From one Planococcus citri chromosome 3, ihPlaCitr1.1, whole genome shotgun sequence genomic stretch:
- the Vps35 gene encoding vacuolar protein sorting-associated protein 35 — MTGQFEEQERMLEEAKGLVHVQANHMKRCLDKNKLMESLKHASNMLNELRTSLLSPKNYYELYISITDELRYLEIYLLDEFQKGRQVNDLYELVQYAGNIVPRLYLLITVGLVYIKSNPTLKRDLLKDLVEMCRGVQHPLRGLFLRNYLLQCTRNVLPDAPEETGDDPQGTVRDSIDFVLMNFAEMNKLWVRMQHQGHSRDRERREKEREELRILVGTNLVRLSQLESITLEKYRKVVLPGILEQVVSCRDPIAQEYLMECIIQVFPDEFHLSTLSMFLKSCEELHPGVNVKNIIILMIDRLANYTQNNQDTESLQLFDIFSDQVASILQCRVDMPPEDKVSLQVALINLALKCYSDRIDFVDKVLQTTIDIFAKLKIEKVGYKSAVSRELNRLMKLPVDYFNNILTILELKHYGCLMECFDYTGRKTLALYLVNNVLNNNTFIPTQELVDQVLVMISSLTEDQSDQPIVEEDPEEFAEEQALVARFIHQLKSELPDQQYLILSTAKKYLSAGGNKRVSYSLPPLVFQAYQLALKYSSLADEDEFWEKKCQKIFQFCHQTIMVLVKAELAELPLRLFLHGVLTIGQTNFENRETVAYEFLSQAFSLYEDEISESKCQLAAITLIIGVFEKLSCFGEENAEPVRTQCALAASKLLKKPDQCRAVATCSHLFWSGKTINNEPLKDGKRVLECLKKGCRIANQCMDSSVQIQLFIELLNHYIFFFERGNEFVSVDMLNQLISKIRDELSNLENNDETQQISKHFNNTLSHLKNRMDTTEETVNYEGLVL; from the exons ATGACGGGACAATTCGAAGAGCAAGAGCGAATGCTAGAAGAAGCAAAAGGGCTTGTTCATGTTCAAGCAAATCACATGAAACGTTGTTTGGACAAGAATAAACTGATGGAATCGCTGAAACACGCTTCGAATATGTTGAATGAACTACGAACGTCGTTATTGTCGCCTAAAAACTACTATGAATTAT ATATATCGATCACGGATGAACTCCGTTATTTGGAAATTTACTTAttggatgaatttcaaaaaggaaGACAAGTTAACGATTTGTACGAATTGGTGCAGTATGCGGGCAATATTGTTCCTCGATT atatttattAATCACTGTTGGACTAGTGTACATAAAATCGAATCCAACTTTGAAGAGAGATCTTCTCAAAGACTTGGTAGAGATGTGTAGAGGTGTCCAGCATCCACTTCGTGGATTATTCTTGAGAAATTATTTACTTCAGTGCACTCGTAACGTGTTACCAGACGCTCCCGAAGAAACCGGAGATGATCCTCAAGGAACT GTTCGAGACTCGATAGATTTTGTTCTGATGAATTTCGCTGAAATGAATAAACTTTGGGTACGCATGCAACATCAGGGACATTCGAGAGATAGAGAACGAAGAGAAAAAGAACGAGAAGAGCTCCGAATATTGGTTGGAACTAATTTAGTGCGTTTATCACAATTGGAGTCGATCACGTTAGAAAAATATCGcaaa gttgTATTGCCAGGTATTCTGGAACAAGTTGTGAGTTGTCGTGATCCTATAGCTCAAGAATATTTAATGGAGTGCATCATACAG GTGTTCCCTGATGAATTCCATTTGTCTACTTTGAGTATGTTTTTAAAGTCGTGTGAAGAACTTCACCCGGgtgtaaatgtaaaaaatattatcatctTGATGATCGATCGCTTGGCCAATTATACTCAAAACAATCAAGACACGGAGAGTTTGCAGTTGTTCGATATATTTTCTGACCAAGTTGCCTCTATATTGCAA TGTCGTGTTGATATGCCTCCCGAAGATAAAGTTTCTCTACAAGTTGCTTTGATAAATTTAGCTCTCAAATGTTACTCCGATAGAATAGATTTTGTCGATAAAGTTTTGCAAACCACTATCGATATTTTTGCcaagctgaaaattgaaaa AGTTGGATATAAAAGCGCTGTTTCGCGAGAATTGAATCGTCTCATGAAATTACCCGTCGACTACTTTAATAATATCCTTACTATATTAGAATTAAAACATTATGGATGTTTAATGGAATGTTTCGATTACACCGGTAGAAAAACGTTAGCGTTATATTTGGTGAATAACGTTTTGAATAATAACACGTTCATACCGACCCAAGAATTG GTTGATCAAGTTTTAGTCATGATTTCATCGTTAACGGAAGATCAATCGGATCAGCCAATTGTGGAAGAAGATCCAGAAGAATTCGCTGAAGAACAGGCTCTAGTAGCGAG GTTTATTCATCAGCTCAAATCAGAATTACCTGATCAACAGTATCTAATCCTTAGTACTGCCAAGAAATATCTAAGTGCTGGTGGAAACAAGAGGGTCAGTTATTCGTTACCTCCTCTGGTGTTTCAGGCATATCAATTAGCTTTAAAATATAGTTCGTTGGCTGATGAA GACGAATTTTGGGAgaagaaatgtcaaaaaattttccaattctgtCACCAAACTATAATGGTTTTAGTAAAAGCAGAGTTAGCCGAGTTACCTCTGCGGTTATTTTTGCATGGAGTGTTGACAATTGGccaaaccaattttgaaaatcgtgaaacGGTCGCTTACGAATTCTTATCACAG GCATTTTCTCTGTACGAAGACGAAATTTCCGAAAGTAAATGCCAACTAGCAGCCATCACGTTGATAATCGgtgtattcgaaaaattgagctGTTTTGGAGAAGAGAATGCTGAACCTGTTCGTACGCAGTGTGCTTTAGCCGCTTCGAAGCTTCTCAAAAAGCCAGATCAGTGTCGAGCTGTGGCTACATGTTCTCATTTATTTTGGTCCGGAAAAACCATTAATAACGAACCG ctaaaagATGGTAAACGAGTATTGGAATGCTTGAAAAAAGGTTGTCGTATTGCAAATCAGTGCATGGATTCTAGCGTTCAAATACAATTATTTATAGAATTATTGAAtcattatatatttttcttcgaaCGTGGAAATGAGTTT GTTTCCGTGGATATGCTTAATCaattaatatcaaaaattcgaGATGAACTgtcaaatttggaaaacaacGATGAAACTCAGCAAATCAGCAAACATTTTAACAATACGCTGTCGCACCTCAAAAATAGAATGGATACTACTGAGGAAACCGTGAACTATGAAGGTTTAGTGCTGTAA